Proteins encoded within one genomic window of Bombina bombina isolate aBomBom1 chromosome 1, aBomBom1.pri, whole genome shotgun sequence:
- the LOC128666404 gene encoding gastrin/cholecystokinin type B receptor-like translates to MNKFESHLSLGGTHLWNVSLFSYLYPGNNSFWGSASFSSSVLLSAHEPSTIILVVMYSISFLTGLVGNILALRVLGTKKRRRCRLSGVSGTRNLLVNLAVCDMMVICICMPINLGHQVHNAWVFGEFLCRAVPFVQAVSVSASVLTLAFISLNRYYSVHSPLHARTFFTNRRILLMICFVWFCSSTLCAPLIFMNRTQNLMLLDGRLAVIVCTESWPSIHMKLNYNFLLFCALYGFPVLFNLLICFLTSRKLWGANDLVSNSMKGSRLKGRRKIAKMVVALVLLFTISWLPLYTVDIWIDINMPTFSSTEVLGDLHHEWILQFRPFAQWLGLTNSALNPLCYCFVGNLYRSAKRFRNSYRERMASVFSLSVTQSQVERSVPTLLNYRSSKESALKRKTCVYS, encoded by the coding sequence ATGAATAAGTTCGAGTCGCACCTAAGTTTGGGGGGCACACACCTCTGGAATGTGTCATTATTTAGCTATTTATACCCTGGCAATAACAGCTTCTGGGGATCTGCTTCTTTTTCCAGCAGTGTTTTGTTATCTGCCCATGAACCGAGCACCATCATCTTAGTGGTAATGTATTCTATTTCCTTTCTTACCGGTTTAGTGGGAAATATTTtggctttgagagtcttgggaaccAAGAAGAGAAGAAGATGTCGCCTTTCTGGGGTTTCAGGTACACGGAATCTTCTGGTGAACTTGGCTGTGTGTGACATGATGGTCATTTGCATTTGTATGCCAATAAACCTTGGTCACCAAGTACACAACGCCTGGGTGTTTGGAGAATTTCTGTGTAGGGCAGTCCCATTTGTCCAAGCAGTCTCTGTTTCTGCCAGCGTTCTGACCTTGGCTTTTATCAGCTTAAACAGATACTACAGTGTCCATAGCCCCCTGCACGCCAGGACCTTCTTTACTAACAGACGAATCTTGCTAATGATCTGCTTTGTGTGGTTCTGTTCCTCTACACTTTGTGCTCCTCTGATATTCATGAATAGAACTCAAAACCTGATGCTCCTGGACGGAAGACTGGCAGTAATAGTCTGTACAGAAAGCTGGCCAAGCATTCACATGAAGCTTAATTACAACTTTCTACTGTTTTGTGCACTCTATGGGTTCCCAGTGTTATTTAACCTCCTGATCTGTTTTCTTACAAGCCGCAAGCTCTGGGGTGCGAACGACTTGGTCAGTAACAGCATGAAAGGCTCCAGGCTGAAGGGcagaagaaaaattgctaaaatgGTAGTGGCTTTGGTGCTCCTGTTCACCATTTCCTGGCTGCCTTTATATACAGTGGACATCTGGATAGATATTAACATGCCCACCTTCTCATCAACTGAGGTACTGGGAGATCTGCACCATGAATGGATTCTCCAGTTTAGACCCTTTGCTCAATGGCTCGGTCTCACGAATTCTGCATTAAATCCTCTGTGCTATTGTTTTGTTGGAAACCTCTACAGATCTGCTAAACGGTTTAGAAACAGCTATAGAGAAAGGATGGCTTCTGTCTTCAGTCTGTCTGTAACCCAAAGCCAAGTGGAACGCTCTGTCCCCACATTACTGAACTACAGATCTTCTAAAGAGTCTGCTTTGAAGAGAAAGACTTGTGTTTACTCATAA